One Panicum virgatum strain AP13 chromosome 9K, P.virgatum_v5, whole genome shotgun sequence genomic region harbors:
- the LOC120649731 gene encoding COBRA-like protein 3 — MATAGGRRVITCYGAAVLLAAALLLSAPDATEAYDSLDPNGNITIKWDVMQWTPDGYVAVVTMYNYQQFRHIGAPGWQLGWTWAKEEVIWSMAGAQATEQGDCSRFKGNIPHSCKKDPVVVDLLPDTPYNMQIANCCKAGVISTFTQDPANAAASFQLSVGLAGTTTKAVKLPRNFTLRTPGPGYTCGRAIVGKPSVFFTADGRRATRAFMTWKVTCTYSQFLAQKPPSCCVSLSSFYNDTTVSCPTCSCGCQNPNGTNCVKGSPHLGSAIDDPGKWTGQPLVECTSHMCPVGINWHVKQNHKDYWRVKITITNFNFRMNYTEWNLVVQHPNFDNITQLFGLNYKPLTPYGGDINDTAMFWGVKPYNDVLMQGGNKLGSVQGELLLRKDSQTFISEKGWAFPRRVYLNGDNCVMPSPEDYPSLPRMQAL, encoded by the exons AtggcgacggccggcggcagACGGGTCATCACTTGTtacggcgccgccgtgctgctcgccgcggcgctgctgctctccGCACCGGACGCCACAG AGGCTTATGATTCCTTGGATCCAAACGGCAACATCACTATAAAATGGGACGTCATGCAATGGACTCCTGATGGATATGTT GCTGTTGTCACAATGTACAATTACCAACAATTCCGGCACATTGGAGCACCTGGGTGGCAGCTGGGGTGGACATGGGCAAAGGAGGAGGTCATCTGGTCGATGGCTGGGGCTCAGGCCACCGAGCAGG GTGACTGCTCACGTTTCAAGGGCAACATTCCCCACAGCTGCAAGAAAGATCCCGTGGTCGTTGATTTACTTCCAGACACTCCGTACAACATGCAGATAGCAAACTGCTGCAAAGCAGGAGTGATAAGTACGTTTACTCAGGACCCGGCAAATGCTGCCGCCTCCTTCCAGCTCAGTGTAGGTCTTGCTGGGACTACCACTAAGGCCGTTAAGCTGCCAAGGAACTTCACTCTTAGGACTCCTGGTCCCGGGTACACCTGTGGGCGTGCTATCGTTGGCAAGCCTAGTGTGTTTTTCACCGCGGATGGGCGCAGGGCAACCCGGGCTTTTA TGACATGGAAGGTGACTTGCACTTATTCTCAATTCCTCGCTCAGAAGCCTCCATCCTGCTGTGTATCTCTATCCTCGTTCTACAACGACACCACCGTGTCTTGCCCTACATGCTCTTGTGGCTGCCAAAACCCAAACGGGACAAACTGTGTGAA GGGGTCACCTCATCTAGGATCTGCAATCGACGACCCTGGCAAGTGGACTGGCCAGCCTCTCGTCGAGTGCACTTCCCACATGTGCCCGGTAGGAATCAACTGGCATGTGAAGCAGAACCACAAGGACTACTGGAGAGTGAAGATCACCATCACAAACTTCAATTTCCGCATGAACTACACGGAGTGGAACTTAGTCGTTCAGCATCCAAATTTTGACAACATCACTCAGCTGTTCGGCCTCAACTACAAACCACTGACCCCATACGGGGGCGACATAA ATGATACCGCAATGTTCTGGGGCGTAAAACCCTACAACGATGTGCTGATGCAAGGCGGTAATAAGCTTGGGAGCGTGCAAGGAGAGCTGCTTCTCCGCAAGGACTCCCAGACTTTCATCTCTGAAAAGGGATGGGCCTTCCCTCGCCGGGTGTACTTGAATGGTGATAACTGCGTCATGCCATCTCCAGAAGATTATCCATCGTTGCCGAGAATGCAAGCCCTGTAA